The proteins below are encoded in one region of Pleuronectes platessa chromosome 14, fPlePla1.1, whole genome shotgun sequence:
- the tfg gene encoding protein TFG isoform X3 yields MNGQLDLSGKLIIKAQLGDDIRRIPIHNEDITYDELVLMMQRVFRGKLQSNDEVAIKYKDEDDDLITIFDSSDLSFAIQCSRILKLTLFVNGQPRPLESSQVKHLRRELIELRNKVNNLLDSLEPPTDPSLAAAAPDSESVDGREGKVVAGDHTVKQATPVSAASMSAFDPLKNQDEVSKNVISAFGLSEDQAQVAPPSIAADERSGTPDSIASSSSAAPLPGVPPQPQAPYPGVQQGPPAGMDGQVYQQYQAPGGYQQPGAPPQQQYGMQYPGYSPQPGAPQPGPPQQQQQQPQQPQQQQQFQNYAPPSSQAPAPGPAQAPAPAPGFQGGQQQPHPPQGGQQYPPGAFPPQNYTSQASQPANYSLPPSSQPSPGYQPRQAYTAPPGTTVTPPPGAGNPYARNRPTYGQGYTQPGPGYR; encoded by the exons ATGAACGGCCAGCTGGACCTGAGCGGGAAGCTGATCATCAAAGCACAGTTGGGTGACGACATCAGACGTATCCCTATCCACAATGAAGACATCACTTATGATGAGCTGGTGCTGATGATGCAGCGCGTCTTCAGGGGCAAACTGCAGAGTAATGATGAAGTTGCGATCAAATACAAGGATGAGG ATGACGACCTCATCACCATCTTCGACAGCTCTGACCTCTCCTTTGCAATCCAGTGTAGTAGAATACTCAAACTCACTTTGTTTG TGAATGGTCAGCCGCGGCCTTTGGAGTCCAGCCAGGTGAAGCACCTGCGCAGGGAGCTCATCGAGCTCAGGAATAAAGTCAACAACCTCCTGGACAGTCTGGAGCCCCCCACAGACCCTAGCCTGGCTGCCGCAGCACCGGATAGTG AATCAGTGGACGGACGTGAAGGCAAAGTTGTGGCAGGAGACCACACAGTTAAACAGGCCACTCCGGTCAGTGCGGCCAGCATGTCAGCCTTCGACCCTTTAAAGAACCAGGACGAGGTCAGCAAGAATGTCATCTCTGCTTTCGGCCTTAGTGAGGACCAGGCCCAAG TAGCTCCACCATCAATTGCAGCAGATGAGCGCTCAGGAACCCCTGACAGCATtgcctcctcctcatctgcGGCCCCTCTGCCAGGAGTACCGCCCCAACCACAGGCTCCCTATCCTGGAGTACAGCAGGGACCCCCAGCTGGCATGGATG gtcaggtgTATCAACAGTACCAGGCTCCAGGTGGATACCAGCAGCCTGGTGCCCCACCACAGCAGCAGTATGGTATGCAGTACCCTG GATATAGCCCTCAGCCCGGAGCCCCTCAGCCTGGcccaccacagcagcagcagcagcagccgcagcagccgcagcagcaacagcagtttCAGAACTacgcccctccctcctcccaggCTCCCGCCCCTGGGCCAGCCCAAGCCCCTGCTCCAGCCCCGGGCTTCCAAGGTGGCCAGCAGCAGCCCCATCCACCTCAGGGAGGCCAGCAGTATCCACCAGGAGCCTTCCCTCCCCAAAACTATACCTCCCAGGCCTCCCAGCCTGCTAACTACAGCCTGCCGCCCAGCTCCCAGCCTAGCCCCGGGTACCAGCCCCGCCAGGCATACACCGCACCTCCAGGCACCACTGTCACCCCTCCACCAGGAGCTGGTAACCCATATGCCCGCAACCGCCCAACTTACGGCCAGGGCTACACTCAGCCAGGCCCTGGGTACCGGTAA
- the tfg gene encoding protein TFG isoform X2, which yields MNGQLDLSGKLIIKAQLGDDIRRIPIHNEDITYDELVLMMQRVFRGKLQSNDEVAIKYKDEDDDLITIFDSSDLSFAIQCSRILKLTLFVNGQPRPLESSQVKHLRRELIELRNKVNNLLDSLEPPTDPSLAAAAPDSESVDGREGKVVAGDHTVKQATPVSAASMSAFDPLKNQDEVSKNVISAFGLSEDQAQAPPSIAADERSGTPDSIASSSSAAPLPGVPPQPQAPYPGVQQGPPAGMDGQVYQQYQAPGGYQQPGAPPQQQYGMQYPAGYSPQPGAPQPGPPQQQQQQPQQPQQQQQFQNYAPPSSQAPAPGPAQAPAPAPGFQGGQQQPHPPQGGQQYPPGAFPPQNYTSQASQPANYSLPPSSQPSPGYQPRQAYTAPPGTTVTPPPGAGNPYARNRPTYGQGYTQPGPGYR from the exons ATGAACGGCCAGCTGGACCTGAGCGGGAAGCTGATCATCAAAGCACAGTTGGGTGACGACATCAGACGTATCCCTATCCACAATGAAGACATCACTTATGATGAGCTGGTGCTGATGATGCAGCGCGTCTTCAGGGGCAAACTGCAGAGTAATGATGAAGTTGCGATCAAATACAAGGATGAGG ATGACGACCTCATCACCATCTTCGACAGCTCTGACCTCTCCTTTGCAATCCAGTGTAGTAGAATACTCAAACTCACTTTGTTTG TGAATGGTCAGCCGCGGCCTTTGGAGTCCAGCCAGGTGAAGCACCTGCGCAGGGAGCTCATCGAGCTCAGGAATAAAGTCAACAACCTCCTGGACAGTCTGGAGCCCCCCACAGACCCTAGCCTGGCTGCCGCAGCACCGGATAGTG AATCAGTGGACGGACGTGAAGGCAAAGTTGTGGCAGGAGACCACACAGTTAAACAGGCCACTCCGGTCAGTGCGGCCAGCATGTCAGCCTTCGACCCTTTAAAGAACCAGGACGAGGTCAGCAAGAATGTCATCTCTGCTTTCGGCCTTAGTGAGGACCAGGCCCAAG CTCCACCATCAATTGCAGCAGATGAGCGCTCAGGAACCCCTGACAGCATtgcctcctcctcatctgcGGCCCCTCTGCCAGGAGTACCGCCCCAACCACAGGCTCCCTATCCTGGAGTACAGCAGGGACCCCCAGCTGGCATGGATG gtcaggtgTATCAACAGTACCAGGCTCCAGGTGGATACCAGCAGCCTGGTGCCCCACCACAGCAGCAGTATGGTATGCAGTACCCTG CAGGATATAGCCCTCAGCCCGGAGCCCCTCAGCCTGGcccaccacagcagcagcagcagcagccgcagcagccgcagcagcaacagcagtttCAGAACTacgcccctccctcctcccaggCTCCCGCCCCTGGGCCAGCCCAAGCCCCTGCTCCAGCCCCGGGCTTCCAAGGTGGCCAGCAGCAGCCCCATCCACCTCAGGGAGGCCAGCAGTATCCACCAGGAGCCTTCCCTCCCCAAAACTATACCTCCCAGGCCTCCCAGCCTGCTAACTACAGCCTGCCGCCCAGCTCCCAGCCTAGCCCCGGGTACCAGCCCCGCCAGGCATACACCGCACCTCCAGGCACCACTGTCACCCCTCCACCAGGAGCTGGTAACCCATATGCCCGCAACCGCCCAACTTACGGCCAGGGCTACACTCAGCCAGGCCCTGGGTACCGGTAA
- the tfg gene encoding protein TFG isoform X1, which yields MNGQLDLSGKLIIKAQLGDDIRRIPIHNEDITYDELVLMMQRVFRGKLQSNDEVAIKYKDEDDDLITIFDSSDLSFAIQCSRILKLTLFVNGQPRPLESSQVKHLRRELIELRNKVNNLLDSLEPPTDPSLAAAAPDSESVDGREGKVVAGDHTVKQATPVSAASMSAFDPLKNQDEVSKNVISAFGLSEDQAQVAPPSIAADERSGTPDSIASSSSAAPLPGVPPQPQAPYPGVQQGPPAGMDGQVYQQYQAPGGYQQPGAPPQQQYGMQYPAGYSPQPGAPQPGPPQQQQQQPQQPQQQQQFQNYAPPSSQAPAPGPAQAPAPAPGFQGGQQQPHPPQGGQQYPPGAFPPQNYTSQASQPANYSLPPSSQPSPGYQPRQAYTAPPGTTVTPPPGAGNPYARNRPTYGQGYTQPGPGYR from the exons ATGAACGGCCAGCTGGACCTGAGCGGGAAGCTGATCATCAAAGCACAGTTGGGTGACGACATCAGACGTATCCCTATCCACAATGAAGACATCACTTATGATGAGCTGGTGCTGATGATGCAGCGCGTCTTCAGGGGCAAACTGCAGAGTAATGATGAAGTTGCGATCAAATACAAGGATGAGG ATGACGACCTCATCACCATCTTCGACAGCTCTGACCTCTCCTTTGCAATCCAGTGTAGTAGAATACTCAAACTCACTTTGTTTG TGAATGGTCAGCCGCGGCCTTTGGAGTCCAGCCAGGTGAAGCACCTGCGCAGGGAGCTCATCGAGCTCAGGAATAAAGTCAACAACCTCCTGGACAGTCTGGAGCCCCCCACAGACCCTAGCCTGGCTGCCGCAGCACCGGATAGTG AATCAGTGGACGGACGTGAAGGCAAAGTTGTGGCAGGAGACCACACAGTTAAACAGGCCACTCCGGTCAGTGCGGCCAGCATGTCAGCCTTCGACCCTTTAAAGAACCAGGACGAGGTCAGCAAGAATGTCATCTCTGCTTTCGGCCTTAGTGAGGACCAGGCCCAAG TAGCTCCACCATCAATTGCAGCAGATGAGCGCTCAGGAACCCCTGACAGCATtgcctcctcctcatctgcGGCCCCTCTGCCAGGAGTACCGCCCCAACCACAGGCTCCCTATCCTGGAGTACAGCAGGGACCCCCAGCTGGCATGGATG gtcaggtgTATCAACAGTACCAGGCTCCAGGTGGATACCAGCAGCCTGGTGCCCCACCACAGCAGCAGTATGGTATGCAGTACCCTG CAGGATATAGCCCTCAGCCCGGAGCCCCTCAGCCTGGcccaccacagcagcagcagcagcagccgcagcagccgcagcagcaacagcagtttCAGAACTacgcccctccctcctcccaggCTCCCGCCCCTGGGCCAGCCCAAGCCCCTGCTCCAGCCCCGGGCTTCCAAGGTGGCCAGCAGCAGCCCCATCCACCTCAGGGAGGCCAGCAGTATCCACCAGGAGCCTTCCCTCCCCAAAACTATACCTCCCAGGCCTCCCAGCCTGCTAACTACAGCCTGCCGCCCAGCTCCCAGCCTAGCCCCGGGTACCAGCCCCGCCAGGCATACACCGCACCTCCAGGCACCACTGTCACCCCTCCACCAGGAGCTGGTAACCCATATGCCCGCAACCGCCCAACTTACGGCCAGGGCTACACTCAGCCAGGCCCTGGGTACCGGTAA
- the jagn1a gene encoding protein jagunal homolog 1-A produces the protein MTSRVGPRPGGTNGSEFKLRERGTPPYQMSASLKSEVRKLNLVHLLIWLLVAAQVVVSHFNLVSHDIVSMPYQWEYPYLLSLLPLVGSSLSLPKNNISYLVLSMISAGLFTMAPLIYGGMEMFPVAQQLYRHGKAYRFIFGFSAVTVMYLIMVVAVQVHAWQLYYMKKLLDSWFNATEEKKKK, from the exons ATGACGTCACGTGTAGGTCCGAGACCTGGTGGGACCAATGGAAGTGAATTTAAACTCAGAGAAAGGGGGACCCCACCCTACCAGATGAG TGCTTCCCTTAAGTCAGAGGTGCGGAAGTTAAACTTGGTTCACCTTCTCATTTGGCTGCTGGTTGCTGCTCAGGTGGTCGTCAGCCACTTCAACCTGGTGTCACATGACATAGTGTCCATGCCGTACCAGTGGGAGTACCCCTATCTGCTCAGCCTCCTCCCTCTGGTCGGCAGCAGTCTGTCACTTCCAAAGAACAATATCAGTTACCTGGTCTTGTCCATGATTAGCGCAGGGCTGTTCACTATGGCACCTCTTATTTATGGTGGAATGGAGATGTTTCCTGTCGCGCAGCAGCTCTACCGCCACGGAAAGGCCTACCGCTTCATTTTCGGTTTCTCCGCAGTGACTGTTATGTACCTCATCATGGTGGTTGCTGTTCAAGTGCACGCCTGGCAGCTGTATTACATGAAAAAGCTGCTAGACTCATGGTTCAATgccacagaggagaagaagaagaaatag